A single Symbiobacterium thermophilum IAM 14863 DNA region contains:
- a CDS encoding tautomerase family protein, protein MPYVNIKITREGATPEQKKQLIAGATRLLQEVLGKNPQTTFVIIEEVDTDNWGIAGETVTERRKKGM, encoded by the coding sequence GTGCCGTATGTGAACATCAAGATCACGCGGGAGGGCGCCACGCCCGAGCAGAAAAAGCAGCTGATCGCCGGCGCCACCCGCCTGCTCCAGGAGGTGCTGGGCAAGAACCCGCAGACCACCTTCGTGATTATCGAGGAGGTCGACACCGACAACTGGGGCATTGCGGGCGAGACCGTGACGGAGCGGCGGAAGAAGGGCATGTAA
- a CDS encoding YfhL family 4Fe-4S dicluster ferredoxin encodes MAVKIIDTCISCGACEPECPNEAISPGDTIYVIDPDKCTECYGFYSESQCIAVCPVECIIPDEDHVDDVESLTAKFNRLHPGQEMKNTDSWTKPGA; translated from the coding sequence GTGGCGGTAAAGATTATTGATACTTGCATCTCGTGCGGCGCCTGCGAACCGGAGTGCCCCAACGAGGCCATCAGCCCGGGCGACACCATCTACGTGATCGATCCTGACAAGTGCACCGAGTGCTACGGCTTCTACAGCGAGTCCCAGTGCATCGCCGTCTGCCCGGTCGAGTGCATCATCCCCGATGAGGATCACGTCGACGACGTCGAGAGCCTGACGGCCAAGTTCAACCGGCTGCATCCGGGCCAGGAGATGAAGAACACCGACAGCTGGACCAAGCCCGGCGCGTAA
- a CDS encoding 2-oxoacid:acceptor oxidoreductase family protein, producing MERKCHVDGQVHQVEITRIAREVTGRALTANVVALGVLNRLCRLVSDEALVEAVLETVPRGTEAINRKALEAGMAI from the coding sequence GTGGAGCGAAAGTGCCACGTGGACGGCCAGGTGCACCAGGTGGAGATCACCCGCATCGCCCGCGAGGTGACCGGCCGGGCCCTCACGGCCAACGTCGTGGCCCTGGGCGTGCTGAACCGGCTCTGCCGGCTGGTCAGCGACGAGGCCTTGGTGGAGGCGGTGCTGGAGACGGTGCCCCGCGGCACCGAGGCGATCAACCGGAAGGCGCTGGAGGCCGGGATGGCGATCTGA